One Brevibacterium spongiae DNA segment encodes these proteins:
- a CDS encoding ABC transporter ATP-binding protein translates to MALLRLSLKYAKTYWLFIVLVVILQLASTIAALYLPSLNARIIDEGVAKGDTDFIWSTGMTMLLVCFVQVITAIIAIYFGARTGMGVGRDLRRAIYRQVDDLSMLEVAKFGSATLITRNTNDVQQVQMLVLMTLNFMVSTPIMCIGGIIMALREDVGLSWLVWVSVPVLFVVVAILVYLLMPLFRRMQGQVDDINGVLREQITGIRVIRAFVREPFETDRYADANRALTETSVKVGNLFVLMFPAIMMILHLATAAVLWFGGHRVDAGQMEVGSLTAFLQYLLQILVAVMMGVFMMMMIPRAVVCAERIAEILDARTTMTIPDGVDELPRRGELEFRNVTFGYPGAEVPVLEGLNFTAKPGTTTAIIGSTGAGKSTIVNLVPRLIDPQAGQVLIDGIPVTEFNRHQLAQLIGLVPQKPYLFSGTIASNLRFGNDQATDDELWEALRIAQADDFVADKEDQLDQGVAQGGTNYSGGQRQRLCIARALTAKPQIYVFDDSFSALDVATDARLRAALDESTGDATVIVVAQRVSTIRDADQIIVLEAGKIVGRGTHEELAESNSTYREIIESQLTTEEVN, encoded by the coding sequence GTGGCTTTACTCCGCCTGTCCCTGAAATATGCCAAAACCTATTGGCTGTTCATCGTTCTCGTCGTCATCCTCCAATTGGCTTCGACCATCGCTGCCCTGTACCTGCCGAGCCTCAATGCCCGGATCATCGACGAAGGTGTGGCCAAGGGCGACACCGACTTCATCTGGTCGACGGGCATGACGATGCTGCTCGTCTGCTTCGTCCAAGTCATCACCGCGATCATCGCGATCTACTTCGGTGCGCGCACCGGCATGGGTGTTGGACGGGACCTGCGGCGCGCCATCTACCGTCAGGTCGACGACCTGTCGATGCTCGAGGTCGCCAAGTTCGGCTCCGCGACCCTCATCACCCGCAACACCAACGATGTGCAGCAAGTCCAGATGCTTGTGCTCATGACACTGAACTTCATGGTCTCCACTCCGATCATGTGCATCGGCGGAATCATCATGGCCCTGCGTGAGGACGTCGGCCTGTCGTGGCTCGTCTGGGTCTCCGTGCCCGTCCTCTTCGTGGTCGTCGCCATCCTCGTCTACCTCCTCATGCCCCTGTTCCGCCGCATGCAGGGACAGGTCGACGACATCAACGGCGTCCTGCGCGAACAGATCACCGGCATCCGCGTCATCCGTGCGTTCGTCCGCGAACCCTTCGAAACCGACCGCTACGCCGACGCCAACCGCGCCCTGACCGAGACCTCTGTCAAGGTCGGGAACCTCTTCGTCCTCATGTTCCCCGCGATCATGATGATCCTCCACCTGGCCACCGCCGCAGTCCTGTGGTTCGGCGGACACCGCGTCGACGCCGGCCAGATGGAGGTCGGTTCGCTGACCGCATTCCTGCAGTACCTGCTGCAGATCCTCGTGGCAGTGATGATGGGCGTATTCATGATGATGATGATCCCCCGCGCCGTCGTCTGCGCCGAACGCATCGCCGAAATCCTCGACGCCCGCACCACCATGACGATTCCGGACGGTGTCGACGAACTCCCTCGCCGAGGCGAACTCGAGTTCCGCAATGTCACCTTCGGTTACCCCGGTGCCGAGGTTCCCGTCCTCGAGGGACTGAACTTCACCGCGAAGCCGGGCACGACGACGGCGATCATCGGCTCCACAGGCGCGGGAAAATCGACCATCGTCAACCTCGTTCCCCGCCTCATCGACCCGCAGGCAGGACAGGTGCTCATCGATGGAATTCCCGTCACCGAGTTCAACCGCCACCAACTGGCGCAGCTCATCGGACTGGTCCCGCAGAAGCCCTACCTGTTCTCCGGCACGATCGCCTCGAACCTGCGCTTCGGCAATGACCAGGCCACCGATGACGAGCTGTGGGAAGCTCTGCGCATCGCCCAAGCGGATGACTTCGTGGCCGACAAGGAGGACCAGCTCGATCAGGGCGTCGCCCAAGGCGGCACGAACTACTCCGGCGGGCAGCGGCAGCGACTGTGCATCGCTCGGGCGCTGACCGCGAAACCGCAGATCTACGTCTTCGACGACTCATTCTCCGCCCTCGACGTCGCCACCGACGCGCGTCTGCGCGCGGCACTCGACGAATCGACGGGCGATGCCACCGTCATCGTCGTCGCCCAGCGAGTCTCGACGATCCGTGACGCCGATCAGATCATCGTCCTCGAAGCAGGCAAGATCGTCGGACGCGGCACCCATGAGGAACTCGCCGAATCCAACTCCACCTACCGCGAGATCATCGAATCTCAGCTGACGACGGAAGAGGTGAACTGA
- a CDS encoding DoxX family protein, with translation MTTTETDTSSASEPSESIPHNPQIGSAAETSGSDRPRLFGVLWALHWLLRIGLAVSLLPYAWTKVFHVQMGYADYADAIVQYGEMSPMGLLWRFMAFSPTVQLLAGLAELIAVILLLFRRTAWLGALIAALDMSVVFLLNLTFDVPVKQLSGAMALVGLILLIPNVPRVAKFLLGRSVGPAVSGLIWRNRTFVRITRWISPALAVVIIVGSGVASGLSFGWGRTSGPEEISGVYTVTAEGEPAKIDGTGHTTDDITQIAFGQVGSGKGKRMSIRYADGDFQDGLYSVDGSSLTAELYPIREGAQTLIRDASGTLEFDYEDIGDGTYSLKVDDSELTIKSDEERRFLFDRGFRWGPEAPVNR, from the coding sequence ATGACGACTACTGAGACCGACACATCATCGGCTTCCGAACCATCAGAATCCATTCCCCACAATCCCCAAATCGGCTCAGCGGCGGAGACCTCCGGCAGTGACCGCCCTCGGCTGTTCGGAGTGCTGTGGGCGCTCCATTGGCTGCTGCGCATCGGACTTGCCGTATCGCTCCTGCCATACGCATGGACCAAGGTCTTCCACGTGCAGATGGGCTATGCCGACTATGCCGACGCGATCGTCCAATACGGAGAGATGAGTCCTATGGGACTGCTGTGGCGCTTCATGGCGTTCTCTCCCACAGTGCAGCTCCTGGCAGGCCTTGCCGAGCTCATCGCCGTCATCCTCCTGCTCTTCCGCCGGACCGCCTGGCTCGGCGCCCTGATCGCAGCTCTGGACATGAGTGTCGTGTTCCTGCTCAACCTGACTTTCGACGTACCCGTCAAGCAGCTGTCCGGCGCGATGGCCCTGGTCGGCCTCATCTTGCTCATTCCCAATGTCCCGCGCGTTGCCAAGTTCCTGCTCGGCCGCAGTGTCGGACCGGCCGTCAGCGGGCTCATCTGGCGCAACCGCACCTTCGTACGCATCACCCGCTGGATCTCACCAGCCCTCGCTGTCGTCATCATCGTCGGCAGCGGCGTGGCCTCCGGGCTGAGCTTCGGCTGGGGCCGCACCAGTGGACCAGAAGAGATCTCGGGCGTCTATACAGTCACCGCCGAAGGAGAGCCGGCGAAGATCGACGGCACCGGCCACACGACGGACGACATCACCCAGATCGCCTTCGGCCAAGTCGGCTCAGGCAAGGGCAAACGGATGAGCATCCGCTACGCCGACGGCGACTTCCAGGACGGCCTGTACAGCGTCGACGGATCATCACTGACCGCGGAGCTCTATCCCATCCGAGAAGGCGCCCAGACGCTCATACGCGACGCGTCAGGCACACTCGAGTTCGACTACGAGGACATCGGTGACGGCACCTACTCCCTGAAGGTCGATGACAGCGAACTGACGATCAAGAGCGACGAAGAACGACGGTTCCTCTTCGACCGCGGATTCCGATGGGGACCGGAGGCGCCGGTGAACCGGTAG
- a CDS encoding DUF6882 domain-containing protein — MSSTLQDLVNRAVFYSTEVQTHFGGLIADAEWEVDFGADPHLTFSSSDGVVLRARPHLLGSESSRDKTWLWGWENVNDFPEAVVGLSHEVRKFGAAEEVAELTTAELDLDEELALRLTLAAKEATGKWAHYPAGAGAGTTVWLLIESPEITLPEPQVKVSVRALMQGLTQTTVSDHRAAIDAYVAKRGIPVRELPDGGLRMLFADGSADLSFDSERRISNCDMNTPLEGEAAEQFAVAGHTPAEATPSTPTPSAGASADTRPAVQSSPAGSATTPSPAEAAPTSGAGADSATGPGSRDSVREEPAAPSAEEHSPADSVPAEEPAADDSVDSAAAERAAAEPQPQSSGEDEHKAEEPSAKEDKPKKKGLFSKLFGR, encoded by the coding sequence ATGAGCTCAACTCTGCAGGACCTGGTCAATCGCGCCGTCTTCTACTCCACCGAGGTGCAAACGCATTTCGGTGGGCTCATCGCCGATGCCGAATGGGAAGTCGACTTCGGTGCCGACCCGCACCTGACGTTCAGCTCCTCCGACGGTGTCGTTCTGCGCGCACGACCGCACCTGCTCGGCTCCGAATCGAGCCGGGACAAGACCTGGCTGTGGGGTTGGGAGAATGTCAACGACTTCCCCGAGGCAGTCGTCGGTCTGTCCCATGAGGTTCGCAAGTTCGGTGCCGCCGAGGAGGTCGCTGAGCTCACGACCGCCGAACTCGACCTCGATGAGGAGTTGGCGCTGCGCCTGACTCTCGCGGCGAAGGAAGCGACCGGCAAGTGGGCGCACTACCCGGCCGGTGCCGGTGCCGGCACGACCGTGTGGCTTCTCATCGAGTCCCCCGAGATCACCTTGCCGGAACCGCAGGTGAAGGTCTCCGTCCGCGCGTTGATGCAGGGTCTCACACAGACGACGGTCAGCGATCATCGCGCCGCCATCGACGCGTACGTGGCAAAGCGCGGAATCCCGGTCCGCGAGCTGCCGGACGGCGGCCTGCGGATGCTGTTCGCTGACGGTTCGGCTGACTTGTCATTCGATTCCGAGCGACGCATCTCCAACTGCGATATGAATACTCCGCTCGAGGGCGAAGCCGCCGAGCAGTTCGCGGTAGCAGGGCACACGCCCGCCGAGGCGACGCCGAGCACACCGACACCGTCTGCAGGTGCGTCTGCCGACACCCGACCGGCTGTGCAGTCCTCCCCTGCCGGGTCGGCGACGACGCCGTCCCCCGCCGAGGCGGCCCCCACCTCCGGCGCGGGCGCGGACTCCGCGACAGGACCCGGTTCGAGGGACTCGGTTCGCGAAGAGCCTGCCGCACCGTCGGCAGAGGAACACTCCCCCGCCGACTCCGTCCCCGCCGAAGAACCAGCTGCCGATGACTCGGTCGACTCCGCTGCCGCAGAACGGGCGGCTGCGGAGCCTCAACCGCAGTCTTCCGGTGAGGACGAGCACAAGGCCGAAGAACCATCGGCCAAGGAAGACAAGCCGAAGAAGAAGGGCCTGTTCTCCAAGCTGTTCGGACGTTGA
- a CDS encoding ABC transporter ATP-binding protein, whose translation MTNDTSTETVVSSDDEYIPSGEELEMSGGAPPRKAKHFWPSVKRLFGLMASEKMGLINVVALVVGSVVLTVIAPKVLGKAMDVVYSGIIGAQLPAGANIDDIIAGARAEGRDDFADMLSTADVVPGQGIDFTALGQIIIIVLLMYLVASMLMWAQGYILNALVMRVVYRLREDIERKINRLPLRYFDTRQRGDVMSRVTNDVDNIQQALQQAFSQLVQSALTIIGIGVMMFIVSWQLALLALIALPLSAIIAGVIGTRSQKMFKAQWKHTGEVNGHVEESFSGLDIVRAFGRDEVMLEEFDRRNESLFKASAGAQFVSGMIMPSMQFVSYLSYVLIAVAGGLKVATGQMTLGDATAFIQYSREFSQPIAEMAGVANMLQSGVASAERTFELLDADEEEPDEVRQSLPPRTPGKVEFSEVSFRYVPETPLIEKVSFTAEPGHTVAIVGPTGAGKTTLVNLVMRFYEITGGTIILDGIDVRELSRADLRSHVGMVLQDAWLFEGTIAENIRYGRLDATDDEVIAAAKATMVDRFVRQLPDGYDTVIDSDGGSVSAGERQLITIARAFLADPSLLILDEATSSVDTRTEVLVQQAMAALRTDRTSFVIAHRLSTIRDAHTILVMEDGAIVEHGNHEELLADKGAYYRLYMSQFRGEDAEEQFTAEVLAETDAEVLAATDADAHAETDVADGGEDAAAGDGEAASGGQADSDGGGSAADDTAGSDGDAESSSRTGPTPQQ comes from the coding sequence ATGACGAACGACACCTCGACCGAGACCGTCGTGTCCTCGGACGACGAATACATTCCCAGCGGTGAAGAACTCGAGATGAGCGGAGGTGCTCCTCCGCGCAAGGCCAAGCACTTCTGGCCCTCGGTCAAACGCCTCTTCGGGCTGATGGCCAGCGAGAAGATGGGACTGATCAACGTCGTCGCGCTCGTCGTCGGCTCCGTCGTCCTCACCGTCATCGCACCGAAGGTGCTCGGCAAGGCCATGGACGTCGTCTATTCGGGAATCATCGGCGCGCAGCTGCCGGCCGGGGCGAACATCGACGACATCATCGCCGGTGCTCGGGCCGAAGGCCGCGACGATTTCGCCGACATGCTCTCCACCGCCGATGTCGTGCCCGGACAGGGCATCGACTTCACGGCACTCGGGCAGATCATCATCATCGTCCTGCTCATGTACCTCGTGGCCTCGATGCTCATGTGGGCGCAGGGATACATCCTCAACGCACTCGTCATGCGCGTGGTCTACCGGCTGCGTGAAGACATCGAACGAAAGATCAATCGCCTGCCGCTGCGGTATTTCGACACCAGGCAGCGCGGCGACGTGATGTCTCGAGTGACCAACGACGTCGACAATATCCAGCAGGCGCTGCAGCAGGCATTCTCGCAGCTGGTGCAATCGGCGCTGACGATCATCGGCATCGGCGTGATGATGTTCATCGTGTCCTGGCAGCTCGCGCTGCTGGCACTCATCGCACTGCCGTTGTCAGCGATCATCGCCGGAGTCATCGGCACCCGGTCGCAGAAGATGTTCAAAGCGCAGTGGAAGCACACCGGTGAGGTCAACGGACACGTCGAAGAGTCGTTCTCCGGACTCGACATCGTCCGGGCCTTCGGCCGTGACGAGGTCATGCTCGAAGAGTTCGACCGCCGCAACGAATCGCTGTTCAAGGCATCGGCCGGAGCCCAGTTCGTCTCCGGCATGATCATGCCGTCGATGCAGTTCGTGTCCTACCTCAGCTATGTGCTCATCGCCGTCGCCGGCGGCTTGAAAGTCGCCACGGGGCAGATGACGCTCGGCGATGCGACCGCGTTCATCCAGTACTCCCGCGAGTTCTCGCAGCCCATCGCCGAAATGGCCGGCGTTGCGAACATGCTCCAGTCCGGAGTCGCTTCGGCCGAGCGCACCTTCGAACTGCTCGACGCCGATGAGGAGGAACCTGACGAGGTGCGCCAGTCCTTACCTCCGCGGACTCCGGGCAAGGTCGAGTTCTCCGAGGTCAGTTTCCGCTATGTTCCGGAGACCCCGCTCATCGAGAAGGTGTCATTCACCGCCGAACCCGGCCACACGGTCGCGATCGTCGGCCCCACCGGCGCAGGCAAGACGACCCTGGTCAACCTCGTGATGCGCTTCTACGAGATCACCGGCGGCACGATCATCCTGGACGGCATCGACGTCCGCGAGCTCAGTCGCGCCGATCTGCGTTCGCACGTGGGCATGGTGCTCCAGGACGCGTGGCTGTTCGAAGGCACGATCGCCGAGAACATCCGCTACGGTCGGCTCGACGCCACCGACGACGAGGTCATCGCCGCAGCGAAGGCGACGATGGTCGACAGGTTCGTCCGGCAGCTGCCTGACGGCTATGACACCGTCATCGATTCCGACGGAGGCAGCGTCTCCGCCGGTGAACGACAGCTCATCACCATCGCCCGCGCCTTCCTGGCCGACCCGTCGCTGCTCATCCTCGATGAGGCGACCTCCTCGGTCGACACCCGCACCGAGGTGCTCGTGCAGCAGGCGATGGCAGCGCTGCGAACCGATCGGACATCGTTCGTCATCGCCCACCGGCTCTCGACGATCCGCGATGCCCACACCATCCTCGTGATGGAAGACGGCGCGATCGTCGAGCACGGAAACCATGAGGAGCTGCTCGCGGACAAGGGAGCCTACTACCGCCTCTACATGTCGCAGTTCCGCGGTGAGGACGCTGAAGAGCAGTTCACCGCCGAAGTGCTCGCCGAGACGGATGCTGAGGTGCTCGCCGCGACGGACGCCGATGCGCACGCCGAGACCGATGTCGCTGATGGCGGCGAGGATGCTGCAGCCGGTGACGGCGAGGCGGCCTCGGGCGGCCAGGCAGATTCGGACGGCGGCGGTTCTGCTGCCGACGACACGGCCGGTTCGGACGGAGACGCGGAGTCGTCGTCGAGAACCGGTCCGACGCCGCAGCAGTAG
- a CDS encoding IS30 family transposase: MARPGPRSLPRTVEAQFWDLIRTGLTVEEAAEVLGVSVSILRRWFRHRGGVKPPIGYGHPTRFLTIDDREDIAVYRGQGLGVRAIAERLNRSPSTISRELRRAARAPEHVRPSRPAYRPRIAQEDADAKRHRHRDRKLTTNLALRREVQARLALNHSPEQIASRLRVDYPDDPEMWVSHETIYQSLYVQGRGGLKRELVKHLRTGRSLRKPRRTSQERRGRIPNMVNIADRPKAVEDRAVPGDWEGDLILGTVESGSAIGTLVERATGFSMLLHLPESHTANAVAEAMIAKMAQLPAELKRSLTWDQGSEMSEHVRIAEATGFDIYFCDPHAPWQRGTNENTNGLYRQYFPKSTDLSQWGSGYLDMVAAELNARPRKRLGWKTPAEALAKLLNEHDDSTGVATIA; the protein is encoded by the coding sequence ATGGCCCGTCCCGGACCCCGTTCCCTGCCCAGAACAGTCGAGGCCCAATTCTGGGACCTGATCAGGACAGGATTGACCGTCGAAGAGGCCGCCGAGGTATTGGGCGTGTCGGTATCGATCCTTCGGCGGTGGTTTCGCCATCGTGGAGGTGTGAAACCACCAATCGGTTATGGTCACCCAACCCGGTTCCTGACCATCGATGACCGTGAAGACATCGCGGTTTATCGGGGTCAGGGGCTGGGCGTCAGAGCAATCGCTGAGCGTTTGAATCGAAGCCCGTCAACGATCAGTCGCGAACTGCGCCGCGCCGCACGCGCCCCGGAACACGTCAGACCCTCCCGACCGGCCTATCGGCCCAGGATCGCCCAGGAAGACGCTGATGCGAAACGCCATCGGCACCGGGACCGGAAGCTGACTACCAATCTTGCCCTGCGCCGTGAGGTGCAGGCACGATTGGCACTGAACCACAGTCCCGAGCAGATCGCGTCACGACTGCGCGTGGACTACCCCGATGATCCGGAGATGTGGGTGTCGCACGAAACGATCTACCAGTCCCTGTACGTCCAAGGCCGAGGCGGACTCAAGCGCGAACTGGTCAAGCATCTGCGTACGGGCCGCAGCCTGCGTAAACCGCGCAGAACCAGTCAGGAGCGGCGGGGACGGATCCCGAACATGGTCAACATCGCCGACCGGCCCAAGGCGGTCGAGGACCGGGCCGTGCCGGGCGACTGGGAAGGCGACCTTATCCTGGGGACAGTCGAATCGGGATCAGCGATCGGGACTCTGGTCGAGCGTGCCACGGGGTTTTCGATGTTGCTGCATCTGCCTGAGTCACACACAGCCAACGCAGTGGCCGAGGCGATGATCGCGAAGATGGCGCAGCTGCCGGCCGAGTTGAAGCGCTCACTGACCTGGGATCAGGGCAGTGAAATGTCTGAACATGTACGCATCGCTGAGGCCACGGGTTTTGATATCTACTTCTGTGACCCGCATGCGCCTTGGCAGCGGGGAACGAATGAGAACACCAACGGGCTGTATCGGCAGTACTTCCCGAAGAGCACTGACCTCAGCCAGTGGGGGTCGGGTTACCTCGATATGGTCGCTGCTGAGCTCAACGCCCGACCCCGGAAACGGCTGGGCTGGAAGACACCGGCCGAGGCCCTGGCTAAGCTATTGAACGAACACGACGATTCGACAGGTGTTGCAACGATAGCTTGA